One window of Triticum dicoccoides isolate Atlit2015 ecotype Zavitan chromosome 5A, WEW_v2.0, whole genome shotgun sequence genomic DNA carries:
- the LOC119297594 gene encoding uncharacterized protein LOC119297594, which translates to MGLMALKRLMCMKPEQMRKHGRSQSHDGLVSSLARRNSKPSVDLKTSEASEKDDNSHCGKRPSYLGPDLPEEIWHHIHSLVPMRDDARAACVSRAFHHSWRCHLNLTFTKETMCSKKSLFEGTEDSNDRRNRREYNNNIDHILTNHRGVGVKTFILEFHGPYNTKSYNRLNSWLQIAITPVMEELTLILLSEKAKYEFPCSLLSEKGGNTIRHLHLDNCVLRPTVALNLRCLTELYLYQVRITGDELGYLLSNSFALEKLTLIYCYDIIRLEIPCLLQRLSYMEVFDCLRLQVIENKAPNISSFQFAGSEVQLSLGKSLQVKSLKLDHRCVISYAIDKLPSSVPNLERLNIISPREMVNAPMVPSKFLHLKSLSITIRGWWSLNREYDFLSLISFLDASPSLETFVLSVSVEKKYDLFVGDPSTLRQMPEHRHDKLKSVQITGFCPQKSLVELTRHILESSMSIKCLILDTIRVNSRCSGNISRKCSTLDKEYIKEACKSIMAIKTYIKGIVPSTTWLNVLGPCSRCHAL; encoded by the exons ATGGGGCTGATGGCGCTGAAGCGGCTCATGtgcatgaagccggagcagatgcgGAAACATGGCCGTAGCCAATCCCACG ATGGACTTGTTTCTTCATTGGCTAGAAGAAACAGCAAACCTTCCGTTGATCTAAAAACCAGCGAAGCCTCCGAAAAGGATGACAATTCTCATTGTGGCAAAAGACCAAGTTACCTGGGTCCAGACCTTCCAGAG GAAATCTGGCACCATATACATTCTCTAGTGCCAATGCGAGATGATGCCAGGGCTGCCTGTGTGTCTCGTGCCTTTCATCACTCCTGGAGATGCCATCTTAATCTCACCTTCACCAAGGAAACAATGTGTTCAAAGAAAAGTTTATTCGAGGGAACAGAGGACTCAAATGATAGAAGAAATAGAAGAGAGTACAACAACAATATTGACCATATTCTGACGAACCATAGAGGCGTTGGTGTGAAGACGTTCATACTTGAATTCCATGGTCCTTACAATACCAAATCCTACAATCGTCTCAATAGTTGGCTTCAGATTGCTATTACACCAGTGATGGAAGAACTTACCCTTATACTGTTGTCGGAGAAGGCAAAATACGAGTTCCCTTGCTCACTTTTATCTGAAAAAGGTGGAAACACTATACGGCATCTCCACCTTGACAATTGTGTATTGCGTCCCACAGTTGCCCTTAATTTGAGATGCCTGACAGAGCTGTATCTGTATCAAGTGCGTATTACGGGGGATGAGTTAGGCTACCTTCTTTCCAATTCATTTGCTCTGGAGAAATTGACACTCATATATTGTTATGATATAATTCGCCTTGAGATACCTTGCCTGCTGCAGCGGCTAAGCTACATGGAGGTGTTTGATTGCTTGAGACTTCAAGTTATAGAGAACAAAGCTCCAAATATCTCCAGCTTTCAGTTTGCAGGTAGTGAAGTACAACTCTCACTTGGAAAATCATTGCAAGTGAAGTCCCTTAAGTTGGACCATAGGTGTGTCATCAGTTATGCTATTGACAAGCTTCCATCCAGTGTGCCAAATCTGGAGAGACTCAACATAATATCTCCTCGTGAG ATGGTCAACGCACCGATGGTACCTAGCAAATTTCTCCACCTCAAGTCCTTGAGTATTACTATTCGTGGGTGGTGGAGCCTCAACAGGGAATATGATTTTTTATCTTTGATTTCTTTCCTGGATGCTTCTCCTTCCTTGGAGACTTTTGTCTTGTCT GTATCAGTGGAGAAGAAGTATGACTTGTTTGTTGGAGATCCCTCAACCCTGAGGCAAATGCCAGAACACCGCCATGACAAGCTCAAGAGTGTTCAGATAACTGGTTTCTGCCCCCAAAAGAGCTTGGTTGAGCTAACACGCCATATTCTTGAGAGTTCGATGTCAATCAAGTGCCTTATATTAGACACTATAAGGGTGAATTCTCGGTGCTCTGGCAACATATCTAGGAAATGCTCTACCCTGGACAAGGAGTATATCAAGGAGGCATGCAAATCGATCATGGCTATAAAGACGTACATTAAAGGGATAGTTCCATCTACAACTTGGTTAAATGTTCTGGGGCCTTGCAGCCGGTGTCATGCTTTGTGA